In Oxalobacteraceae bacterium OTU3CINTB1, the sequence TTCTGGAAGTCAAATGCGCCAAGCTCAAGATGTGGTAACCCAGCGATGACCCGTCCCAAATTCCTACCCGATAACTTTACCTTGGCGATGATCGTGACGATCGTCGCGGCCAGCCTGTTCCCGTGCACCGGCCAGGGCGCCGTCATCTTCAACGGCATCACCCATGCGGCGGTCAGCCTGCTGTTCTTCCTGCACGGGGCCAAGCTGTCGCGCGAGGCGGTGGTGGCCGGCATCACGCACTGGCGGTTGCATCTGCTGGTGTTGCTGTGTACGTTCGCGCTGTTCCCCTTGCTGGGATTCGCCCTCAAGCCGCTGCTGATGCCGCTGGTGACGCCGGACCTGTATCTGGGCATCCTGTTCCTGTGCATGCTGCCGTCGACAGTGCAATCGTCGATCGCCTTTACAGCGGCCGCGCGCGGCAATGTGCCGGCGGCGATATGCAGCGCGTCGGCGTCGAATTTGATCGGGATTTTCCTGACGCCGTTGATGGTCGGGTTGCTGACGGCGGCGCAGATGCAGGGTGGTTCGCCGTGGGAATCGGCGTTGCAGATCGCCTTGCAGCTGCTGTTGCCGTTTATCGCCGGGCAGGTCGCGCGGCGATGGATCGGCGCCTGGGTCGAGCGCAACAAGCCGCTGACGCGGATGGTCGATCAGGGCTCGATTCTGCTGGTGGTCTACACCGCGTTCAGCGAGGCGGTCGGGCAGGGGCTGTGGCACCAGCTGTCATGGGCGTCGCTGGGCGGGCTGATGTTGATTGACGTGGTGTTGCTGGGATCGGTGATGCTGATCGCCGCGCAGTTGGCCCGGCGTCTGGGATTCAGTCGCGAGGACCGGATCGCGATCGTGTTTTGCGGTTCGAAGAAGAGTTTGGCCAGCGGCGTGCCCATGGCCAAGGTGTTGTTCGCCGGCGGCGCGCTGGGCGCGGTGGTGTTGCCGTTGATGCTGTTCCATCAATTGCAATTGATGGTGTGCGCGGTGCTGGCGCAGAGATATGCCAGGGAGCCGGAAGTAAAGTAGGCTCCAACCCGCAAAGCCGGGCGGGGTCTGACCCCTTGGGGTCAGACCCCAGCACTGGGGTGCGGGTTTGACTAGTGCTTAACGTCGCTCGCCGGTATCAATGCCGCGACCGGCTCGTCACTGGCGAACAACTGCGCGCAATCGACCTTGTCGTAATCGTAATGCTGCCCGCAGAAATCGCAATTCACGCCAACGTGACCCTGTTCTTCCAGCACGCTGTCAACCTCCTCGCGCCCCAGCATCTTCAACATGTTGCCGACTTTTTCGCGCGTGCAGGTGCAATGGAACGACGGGCTCAACGGATCGAACACCCGAATCGTCTCTTCCCAGAACAAGCGCTGCATCAACACATCCACGGTCGTTTCCAGCAACTCCTGCTCCTTCAACGTCGAGCCCAGGATCACCGCCCGGTTCCACGTCTCCAGCGCATCTTCTTGCGTCAGCGGCTCGGCGCCGGCTTTGCCGCCATGGTCCGGCAGCTTTTGCAGCAGCAGCCCGCGCGAGACATTATCGTCGGCCGCCAGCCACAGCTTGGTATCCAGCTGTTCCGAGCGCAGCATGTAGTTTTCAATGACGGTCGCCACATCGTCGCCGTCCAGCGGCACGATGCCCTGGTACGGCTGCTGGCCCGGTACCTTGTCGGCCGGATCGAGCGTGATGATGAAGCGGCCCTTGCCGTTGGCGTTCAGCATAGCCGGCAACGTCGCGTCGTCGGCGATGACGGCGCCCTCGGCCAGCTTGGCGGTGGCGCGCAGACGCAGGTCGGCATCGCACTCGACCACCAGCAACTGCACCGGACCGTCGCCGTGGATTTGCATGATGATCGAGCCGTTGAATTTCAGGTTGGCCGACAGCAGCGCTCCGGCGGCGACCATCTGGCCCAACAGCTTCTTGACCGCAGGCGGGTAGTCGTGGCGCGACAACACCTCTCGCCACGTGGCCGAAATGTCGATGAACTCGCCGCGCACGGCGGCGTTCTCGAAGATGAATTTCTGCAGGACATCCGTAGTCAGGGTAATACTCATGTTTTATCCAATCTTTTTGAGTTGCGTCTTGAACAGCTGGCCGCGTTGCACATAGCTGTCGGCGCTGGCGAGCAGGCGCGCGGTATCCTCGGCGGTCAAGGTGCGCACGGCCTTGGCCGGCGAGCCGATGATCAGCGAATTGTCCGGAAATTCCTTGCCCTCGGTGACCAGCGCGCCGGCTCCGACCAGGCAACCGGCGCCAATCTTCGCGCCGTTCAGAATCACCGCCTGGATGCCGATCAGGGCGCCGTCGCCGATGGTGCAGCCGTGCAGCATGGCTTGGTGGCCGATGGTCACGTTCTTGCCCACGGTCAGCGGGTAGCCCATGTCCGTATGCATCACGGTGCCTTCCTGGACGTTGCTGTTCTCGCCGATGGTGATGCGTTCGTTATCGCCGCGCAAGGTCGCGCCAAACCACACCGAGGTGTTGGCCTTCAACGTGACTTTGCCCACCAGGGTCGCGCTGTCGGCGACAAATGACGATGCATCGATCTCTGGCGCGTGTTCGCCCAGTTGATAAATAGACATTGGAAACCTTCGGTTGAATGATGGGAACGGCGGGATGGCGCTATTTTACGCTTGCACCACCAGCGAACGGTCGTGCTATTATTTTGCTTTGCGGCCAGCAATGTACCGATATTGCGCCGACTCCGCCGTTTTCAAGCTGCCTGAGACAAGGACCAGAACCATGACGCTGACACCATCCCGCTCCGAATTCCTGACCATACGCGGTTTGCGCTGCCATTTGCATCACTGGGGCAGGGAAGGCGCGCCCAAGATCTTCATGCTGCACGGCTGGATGGACGTCGGCGCCTCGTTCCAGTTCGTCGTCGACGCCTTGAAGGGCGACTGGCACGTAATCGCGCCGGACTGGCGCGGCTTCGGCCTGTCCGACCGCAGCGGCGACGACACGTATTGGTTCCCCGACTATCTGGCCGACCTGGACGCGATCCTGCGCCATTATTCGCCGGACAAGGCGGTCGACATCGTCGGCCACAGCATGGGCGGCAACATTCTCGGCCTGTACGCTGGCGCGCGGCCGGAGCGCATCCGCAAGCTGGTCAATCTGGAGGGCGCCGGCCTGCGCGCCGCCAAGCCCGAGCAGGCGCCCGGCCGCTATGCCAAGTGGATGGATGGCCTGCTGGAAAAGCCGGAGCTGCGCACCTACCCGTCGCAACAGGCGGTGGCGGCGCGCTTGCAGAAGACCAATCCGCGCCTGAGCGACGAGCGCGCCGCTTTCCTGTCGCAGCACTGGTCTGCGCAGAACGAGCAGGGCGAGTGGGAAATCCTCGGCGACCCCGTACACAAGCAACAAGGCCCGCTGCCGTACAACGTCGACGAGGTGATGGCCTGCTGGAAGGCTATTACCGCACCGGTGCTGTGGGTCGAAGCCGATCAGACCAATATGTGGGACTGGCTCGGCTCGAAGCCGGGTGGGCAGGTCGAGCTGGAGCGCCGCCTCAGCTTTTTGCGCGACGTCACCCGCAAGATGGTGCACGATGCAGGCCATATGCTGCACCACGACCAGCCGGTCGAGCTTGCGGGGTACATCGAGGAATTCTTGACCACATGATCGGTAGTGCTTGCAAGCACATTGGTTCTTTGGCATGATTGACCGCATGAACCCGCATAACACCACCGTCACGAACCACCGCCACGTCGCCCCAGACGCTGGCCTGGCCGCGTTTGCCGGTTGCGGTCAGTCTTTCTCCATTATTCGAATTATTCAGGGTCGCTGAGCTGCGGCTGCGCCGGTGCTCGGCGCCCCAGTCCCAGCGCTTCCCCGCGCGCGGGCCGTGCCCGCGTCTTCCCCTGAATAGTTTAATGGAGCACCCAATGACGACATCCCACCCGTATCCCTCGCTGGCCCAGATCCGCGACACCGCCGCACGCCTGCACGGCAAAGTTCTGCATACGCCCGTCTGGCGCTGGCAAACCGGCGTCATCGAAGAACAATTCCCCTCCACCGAAGTCTGGCTCAAGCTGGAATTGTTTCAGAAAACCGGCACCTTCAAGCTGCGCGGCGCGCTCAATTGCATCGAGGCGCTGGACGCGGCGGCGCGTCAGCGCGGCGTGGTCGCCGTCAGCGCCGGCAACCATGCGATCGCCGTGTCGTACACGGCGCGGCTGGCCGGATGCAGCGCCAAGGTCGTCATGCCGGCCCACGCCAGCCCGGCGCGCATCGCTGCCTGCCGCGAGTTCGGCGCCGAAGTGCTGCTGATGCCGGACGTACACCAGGCGTTCGCGCGTGGACGCGAGATCGCGCGCGACGAGGGCCGCACCATGCTGCATCCCTACGACGGCGCGCTGACCGCTCAAGGCACCGGCACGGTCGGACTGGAACTGATGGCGCAGGTGCCCGATCTGGACGCAGTGGTGGTCCCGGTCGGTGGCGGCGGCTTGTGCGCCGGCATCGCCGCCGCAGTCAAGCAACTCAATCCGCGCTGCGCCGTCTACGGCGTCGAACCGTTCGGCGCCGACGCGTTGTACCGCAGCTTTGCCTCGGGCACGCCGGAGACCCTGGAACGGGTCGATACCGTCGCCGACAGCCTGGGCGCGCCGTATGCGATGGAATACAGCTTCAACGTCTGCCGCCGCTTCGTCGATGAGGTGGTGCGGGTTGACGACGACCAGATCTGCGAGGCTATGCTGTATCTGTTCCGCGACGCCAAGCTGGTGGCCGAGCCGGCGGCGGCGGTGGCGACGGCCGCGTTGTTCGGCCCGCTGCGCGAGCGGCTTGAGGGCAAGCGCGTGGCCTTGCTGGTGTGCGGATCGAATATCGATCCCGCGCGTTTTGCGCAGCTGCTATGCAGGGGCGCGCGCATCCGCGATACAATGACAGCATGTTAAAAGTCGATCTGCACTGCCATTCCAATGTCTCCGACGGCGTTCTCGCACCCGCCGCCGTGGCCGCCCACGCGCGCAAGGCCGGCGTCGACGTCTGGGCGCTGACCGACCACGACGAAGTCGGCGGCATTCCCGCCGCGCGCGCCGCCGCGAAAGAGCAGGGGATGCAATTTGTCTCCGGCGTCGAGATTTCGATCACCTGGGCCAATGAAACGGTGCATATCGTCGGTCTGCGCATCGACGAGACCAACGCTGCGCTGCTCAACGGCCTGGCGTGCACGCGCTCGGGCCGCGACAACCGGGGCCGTGAAATCGCGCGCCAGCTCGAAGCGGCCGGCATCAAGGGCGCCTACGAGGGCGCGCTGACCTATGTCGGCAATCCCGACCTGATGTCGCGCACGCACTTTGCCCGCTATCTTGTGGAAATCGGCGCCTGCGCCAATATTCCGGACGTGTTCAAGAAATACCTGTCCGAGGGCAAACCGGGCTATGTGCCGCATTGCTGGGCCAGCCTGGCCGATTCGGTCGAGTGGATACGCGGGGCAGGGGGCATCGCCGTCATCGCCCATCCGGGTCGTTATCGCTTCAGCCAGCTGGCCCAGGGCCAGTTGTTCGACGAGTTCAAGCAATTGGGCGGGCAGGCGATCGAGGTCGTCACCGGCAGCCATACGCCGGACCAGTATCCGGTGTATGCGCAGTTGGCGAATAGTTACGGTTTTCTCGCCTCGCGCGGGACCGATTTCCATGCGCCGGGCGAATCGCGTGTCGATTTTGCGTTGTTGCCGCCATTGCCCGCCAATGTCAAACCTGTTTGGCACGATTGGTTTTAGGCCTCGCCGGTAAAACCTACCGCTGATTACCGGCGGTAATTAATATTGCCATCTTGATTTTGCGTAAAGCCGGTCATACCTTATGATCTGGGCAAACTTGTCCGTACCGGAGAACAACCAATGAAACGCATCGTCCTGTTTATCGCCACCAACCTCGCCGTCATGCTGGTGCTGTCCATCGTGCTGTCGCTGCTGGGCATCGGCCGTCCGGGCGCGGGCGGCAACCTCGAAATGGGCAGCTTGCTGGCGTTTTCGCTGGTGGTCGGCTTCACCGGCGCGATCTTCTCGCTGCTGATCAGCAAGCCGATGGCCAAATGGTCGACCGGCGCGCGCGTGATCGAGACGCCGTCGTCGTCGACCGAGCTGTGGCTGGTCAACACCGTCAAGGCGCTGTCCGAACGCGCCGGCATCGGCATGCCCGAGGTCGCGGTCTACGACGGCGAGCCGAACGCCTTCGCCACCGGCGCCTTCAAGAACTCGGCGATGGTGGCCGTGTCGACCGGTTTGCTGGAAAACATGAACCGCGACGAGGTCGAGGCCGTGCTCGGCCACGAGGTGGCCCACATCGCCAACGGCGACATGGTCACCATGACGCTGATCCAGGGCGTGGTCAACACCTTCGTGGTGTTCCTGGCGCGCGTGGTCGGCTTCTTCGTCGACAAGGTGTTGCTCAAGAACGATCGCCAGGGCACCGGCATCGGCTACATGGCCACCGTGTTCGTCTGCGAGCTGGTATTCGGCCTGGTCGCCTCGCTGATCGTGGCCTGGTTCTCGCGCCAGCGCGAATTCCGCGCCGACGCCGGCTCGGCCAAGCTGCTCGGCAGCAGCGTGCCGATGCAGCACGCGCTGGCCCGCCTGAACGGCATGGAGCCGGGCGCCTTGCCGCAATCGATCGCGGCGGCCGGCATCACCAACCGCGGCGGCTGGGGCGCGCTGTTCTCGACCCACCCGCCTTTCGAGCAGCGCATCGCCGCCTTGCGTAGCGTACAATCCTGATCTTATTAATAGCGGCCTCGGCCGGCTTTAGTCGGTCACGACTTCAGCCAAGCCGGGGCCCTGCCAACCAACCATGAGTCAATTCTTCCAGGTCCATCCCGTCAACCCGCAAGCGCGCCTGATCAAGCAGGCGGCGCAGATTATCGACGGCGGCGGCATCGTTGCCGTGCCGACCGATTCCTGCTACGCGCTGGTCTGCCACCTGGACGACAAGGGCGCCGTCGAGCGCCTTCGGCGCATCCGCGGCATCGACGAGAAGCACCATTTGACCCTGCTGTGCCGCGACCTGAGCGAGATCGGCGTCTACGCGCGCGTCGACAACCGCCAGTTCCGCCTGCTCAAGAGCGCCACGCCGGGGCCGTACACCTTCATCCTCGAGGCGACCAAGATCGTGCCGCGCCGGCTCAGCCATCCGTCCCGCAAGACCATCGGCCTGCGCGTGCCGGAGAACCCGATCGTGCTGGCGCTGCTGGAACAATTGCAGCAGCCGCTGCTGGGCACCACCCTGATCATGCCGGGCGAGCAGGACGCGCTCAACGACGCCGACACCATCTGTGAGCGGCTGGGCAAGCAGATCGAGCTGGTCATCGACGGTGGCGCCTGCAGCATGGAGCCGACCACCGTGATCGACCTGACCGGTCCCGACGCCGAGCTGGTACGCCAGGGCCGGGGCGACGCCGCCTTGTTCGGACTCTGATTCTCCCTTTGCGACAAGGCAAGTGCGCCGGCCTTCGACGGCGCCCAAGATCACTTAGCAGCCTCTGGTAGAATCCCTCCATCATGGATATAGATAGCATCGTCCAGACCATCACGGTCTACGCCATTCCAGTTCTTTTTGCGATTTCCCTGCACGAAGCGGCACACGGCTATGTCGCCCGCTACTTCGGCGATCCCACCGCCGCCGATCAAGGCCGCCTGAGCATCAACCCGATGCGTCATATCGACCCGTTCGGCACGGTGCTGCTGCCGCTGGTCCTGAGCCTGCTGACCCTGCCGGCGCTGGGCTACGCCAAACCGGTGCCGGTCGATTACAACCGCCTGCGCAATCCGAAAAAGCAGATGGCCATCGTGGCGGCCGCCGGTCCCGGCGCCAACTTCGTCATGGGGCTGGGCTGGATGGTGCTGTGGGTGGTGCTGACGTTCGTGTTCCATGCCGACCAGGACGACTTCTTCATCCTGATGGCCAAGGCCGGTATCGGCGTCAACTCCGCCATGTTCGTGTTCAACCTGATTCCGCTGCCGCCGCTCGACGGCGGGCGCATCGTCACCGGCATCCTGCCGATGCCGCTGGCGCGCAAGTACGCCCAGATCGAGCGCTACGGCGTCTACGTCTTCATCGGCCTGATCCTGATGATGCAGTTCGGCCTGCTGACCGGCTTCCTCATCAGCGGCATGCATCTGGTGCAGACTGTTTTCCATTTGCTGGTGAAACCGCTGATCTTCCTTTTGGCTTAAGCACACCATGTACCCCGATCGTGTCGTCTCCGGCATGCGTCCGACCGGCTCCATGCACCTGGGCCACTACCACGGCGCGCTGAAAAACTGGATCAAGCTGCAGGCCCAGCAGCCGTGCCTGTTCTTCGTGGCCGACTGGCACGCGCTGACCACGCACTACGACGACCCAAGCGTCATCGAGCGCAGCACCTGGGAGATGCTGATCGACTGGCTGGCAGCCGGCATCGATCCGTCGCAGACGACCTTGTTCATCCAGTCGCGCGTGCCGGAGCACGCCGAGCTGCACCTGCTGCTGTCGATGGCCACGCCGCTGGGCTGGCTGGAACGGGTGCCGACCTACAAGGACCAGATCGACAACCTGGCCAACAAGGACCTGGCCACCTACGGCTTCCTCGGCTACCCGCTGCTGCAAGCGGCCGATGTGCTGATCTACCGCGCCAGCCTGGTGCCGGTGGGCGACGACCAGGTGCCGCATATCGAGATGATGCGCGAGATTGCGCGACGTTTTAATCACTTGTACGGCAAGGAAAAAGGCTTCGAGGAAAAGGCGGAAAAGGCCGTCAAGAAGCTGGGCAGCAAGCGCGCCAAGCTGTACTTGGAACTGCGCACCGAGTACCAGCAGGACGGCAAGGACGAGGCGCTGGAGCAGGCCAAGGCCATGCTCGACGACGCCCAGAACCTGTCGCTTGGCGACCGCGAGCGCCTGTTCGGCTATCTGGAGGGCAGCCGCAAACTGATCCTGGTCGAGCCGCAGGCGCGCCTGACCGCCGCTTCGCGCCTGCCGGGCCTGGACGGACGCAAAATGTCCAAGAGCTACGGCAACGCCATCGCGCTGCGCGAGGACAAGGACTCGGTCGCCAGGAAGATCCGCACCATGCCGACTGATCCGGCCCGCGTGCGCCGCACCGATCCGGGCGACCCGGCCCGTTGCCCGGTCTGGCAATTCCACCAGGTGTATTCCGACTCGCCGACCCAGGCCTGGGTGCAGCGTGGCTGCATGTCGGCCGGTATCGGCTGCATCGAGTGCAAACAACCCGTTATCGACGCCATCGTCAAGGAACAGGAACCGATGCACGAGCGGGCCCAGCAATATCTGGACGACCCGTCGCTGGTGCGCGCCATCGTCGCCGACGGCAACGACGCCGCCCGCCGCCTGGCGCAGGACACCATGCGCGATGTGCGCGAGGCCATGGGCCTGGCCTACACGTAGCGCTGGAAACTTTGTAACCCTTCGTAAATTCCGGTAAAGACATCATGAGCGATAACATCTCTTGCTGGGTGCGGCGCTACGCCCCCCTGATCCCTGGTGGCGAGGTGCTGGATCTGGCCTGCGGCAACGGCCGCCATACCCGCCATCTGGCCTCGCTGGGCCACTCGGTGGTCGCGGTGGACCGCGATCCGGAGGCGCTGGCGCTGGCGGCCGGCCCCGACATCACCACGTCCAACATCGACCTGGAGGAGGCGGGCGCCGCGTGGCCATTCGGTCCCGCGCGATTTGCCGGCATTGTGGTCACA encodes:
- a CDS encoding alpha/beta hydrolase; the protein is MTLTPSRSEFLTIRGLRCHLHHWGREGAPKIFMLHGWMDVGASFQFVVDALKGDWHVIAPDWRGFGLSDRSGDDTYWFPDYLADLDAILRHYSPDKAVDIVGHSMGGNILGLYAGARPERIRKLVNLEGAGLRAAKPEQAPGRYAKWMDGLLEKPELRTYPSQQAVAARLQKTNPRLSDERAAFLSQHWSAQNEQGEWEILGDPVHKQQGPLPYNVDEVMACWKAITAPVLWVEADQTNMWDWLGSKPGGQVELERRLSFLRDVTRKMVHDAGHMLHHDQPVELAGYIEEFLTT
- the htpX gene encoding protease HtpX; translation: MKRIVLFIATNLAVMLVLSIVLSLLGIGRPGAGGNLEMGSLLAFSLVVGFTGAIFSLLISKPMAKWSTGARVIETPSSSTELWLVNTVKALSERAGIGMPEVAVYDGEPNAFATGAFKNSAMVAVSTGLLENMNRDEVEAVLGHEVAHIANGDMVTMTLIQGVVNTFVVFLARVVGFFVDKVLLKNDRQGTGIGYMATVFVCELVFGLVASLIVAWFSRQREFRADAGSAKLLGSSVPMQHALARLNGMEPGALPQSIAAAGITNRGGWGALFSTHPPFEQRIAALRSVQS
- a CDS encoding PHP domain-containing protein — protein: MLKVDLHCHSNVSDGVLAPAAVAAHARKAGVDVWALTDHDEVGGIPAARAAAKEQGMQFVSGVEISITWANETVHIVGLRIDETNAALLNGLACTRSGRDNRGREIARQLEAAGIKGAYEGALTYVGNPDLMSRTHFARYLVEIGACANIPDVFKKYLSEGKPGYVPHCWASLADSVEWIRGAGGIAVIAHPGRYRFSQLAQGQLFDEFKQLGGQAIEVVTGSHTPDQYPVYAQLANSYGFLASRGTDFHAPGESRVDFALLPPLPANVKPVWHDWF
- a CDS encoding site-2 protease family protein, with translation MMDIDSIVQTITVYAIPVLFAISLHEAAHGYVARYFGDPTAADQGRLSINPMRHIDPFGTVLLPLVLSLLTLPALGYAKPVPVDYNRLRNPKKQMAIVAAAGPGANFVMGLGWMVLWVVLTFVFHADQDDFFILMAKAGIGVNSAMFVFNLIPLPPLDGGRIVTGILPMPLARKYAQIERYGVYVFIGLILMMQFGLLTGFLISGMHLVQTVFHLLVKPLIFLLA
- a CDS encoding L-threonylcarbamoyladenylate synthase, whose translation is MSQFFQVHPVNPQARLIKQAAQIIDGGGIVAVPTDSCYALVCHLDDKGAVERLRRIRGIDEKHHLTLLCRDLSEIGVYARVDNRQFRLLKSATPGPYTFILEATKIVPRRLSHPSRKTIGLRVPENPIVLALLEQLQQPLLGTTLIMPGEQDALNDADTICERLGKQIELVIDGGACSMEPTTVIDLTGPDAELVRQGRGDAALFGL
- the hslO gene encoding Hsp33 family molecular chaperone HslO: MSITLTTDVLQKFIFENAAVRGEFIDISATWREVLSRHDYPPAVKKLLGQMVAAGALLSANLKFNGSIIMQIHGDGPVQLLVVECDADLRLRATAKLAEGAVIADDATLPAMLNANGKGRFIITLDPADKVPGQQPYQGIVPLDGDDVATVIENYMLRSEQLDTKLWLAADDNVSRGLLLQKLPDHGGKAGAEPLTQEDALETWNRAVILGSTLKEQELLETTVDVLMQRLFWEETIRVFDPLSPSFHCTCTREKVGNMLKMLGREEVDSVLEEQGHVGVNCDFCGQHYDYDKVDCAQLFASDEPVAALIPASDVKH
- a CDS encoding gamma carbonic anhydrase family protein, whose translation is MSIYQLGEHAPEIDASSFVADSATLVGKVTLKANTSVWFGATLRGDNERITIGENSNVQEGTVMHTDMGYPLTVGKNVTIGHQAMLHGCTIGDGALIGIQAVILNGAKIGAGCLVGAGALVTEGKEFPDNSLIIGSPAKAVRTLTAEDTARLLASADSYVQRGQLFKTQLKKIG
- a CDS encoding tryptophan--tRNA ligase translates to MYPDRVVSGMRPTGSMHLGHYHGALKNWIKLQAQQPCLFFVADWHALTTHYDDPSVIERSTWEMLIDWLAAGIDPSQTTLFIQSRVPEHAELHLLLSMATPLGWLERVPTYKDQIDNLANKDLATYGFLGYPLLQAADVLIYRASLVPVGDDQVPHIEMMREIARRFNHLYGKEKGFEEKAEKAVKKLGSKRAKLYLELRTEYQQDGKDEALEQAKAMLDDAQNLSLGDRERLFGYLEGSRKLILVEPQARLTAASRLPGLDGRKMSKSYGNAIALREDKDSVARKIRTMPTDPARVRRTDPGDPARCPVWQFHQVYSDSPTQAWVQRGCMSAGIGCIECKQPVIDAIVKEQEPMHERAQQYLDDPSLVRAIVADGNDAARRLAQDTMRDVREAMGLAYT
- a CDS encoding bile acid:sodium symporter; the protein is MTRPKFLPDNFTLAMIVTIVAASLFPCTGQGAVIFNGITHAAVSLLFFLHGAKLSREAVVAGITHWRLHLLVLLCTFALFPLLGFALKPLLMPLVTPDLYLGILFLCMLPSTVQSSIAFTAAARGNVPAAICSASASNLIGIFLTPLMVGLLTAAQMQGGSPWESALQIALQLLLPFIAGQVARRWIGAWVERNKPLTRMVDQGSILLVVYTAFSEAVGQGLWHQLSWASLGGLMLIDVVLLGSVMLIAAQLARRLGFSREDRIAIVFCGSKKSLASGVPMAKVLFAGGALGAVVLPLMLFHQLQLMVCAVLAQRYAREPEVK
- a CDS encoding threonine/serine dehydratase, with product MTTSHPYPSLAQIRDTAARLHGKVLHTPVWRWQTGVIEEQFPSTEVWLKLELFQKTGTFKLRGALNCIEALDAAARQRGVVAVSAGNHAIAVSYTARLAGCSAKVVMPAHASPARIAACREFGAEVLLMPDVHQAFARGREIARDEGRTMLHPYDGALTAQGTGTVGLELMAQVPDLDAVVVPVGGGGLCAGIAAAVKQLNPRCAVYGVEPFGADALYRSFASGTPETLERVDTVADSLGAPYAMEYSFNVCRRFVDEVVRVDDDQICEAMLYLFRDAKLVAEPAAAVATAALFGPLRERLEGKRVALLVCGSNIDPARFAQLLCRGARIRDTMTAC